Proteins from a single region of Antechinus flavipes isolate AdamAnt ecotype Samford, QLD, Australia chromosome 2, AdamAnt_v2, whole genome shotgun sequence:
- the LOC127547327 gene encoding 28S ribosomal protein S21, mitochondrial-like, whose product MANHLKFIARTLMVQEGNVDGAYRTLNRILTVDGLIDDIKRRSYYEKPCRQGQRESYETCRRIYNMEMARKINFLMRKNRLDPWQGC is encoded by the coding sequence ATGGCAAATCACCTGAAGTTCATTGCCAGAACTTTGATGGTTCAGGAAGGGAATGTGGATGGTGCATACAGGACCTTGAACAGAATTCTTACTGTGGATGGGCTCATTGATGACATCAAGAGGCGGAGCTACTATGAGAAGCCATGTCGtcaaggacagagagagagctatgaGACTTGTCGGCGCATTTACAACATGGAAATGGCACGAAAGATTAACTTCTTGATGCGCAAGAATCGGTTGGATCCATGGCAGGGCTGCTGA